The sequence ACGGTGTCCACAAAACCAGGAGTGGGCCGGCGCGTCCGAAAGGCCACATTGCCGATGCCGAAGGGGGAACTTTGCGCCACCGCGATAGCACGCGCCATGAAAGTCTCTGCGACGGTTTCGCACACCCCTCCCACGTTGTCCGCTTTCGTTTTTGAGAGGGTCTCGACACAGCGCTGGATATAGTCGCGGGCGATCTCGCAGTGTCCATCGACGCGCACGATCACTTCACCGCGCGCATGGCACAATCCTTTGTTCAGCGCCGCCGGCACGATGCGGGCGGGGTTATCCAGGAGCAGAACGCGGATGCCGCGGGGATTGTGCGCCATGGCCCGCACGATCTCCGGCGTGCCGTCCTCCGACATGCCGTCCACGACCAGCACCTCCATCCGCTCGGGGGGATAGTCCTGGGCCAGCACGGCGCCGAGACTGCGCGCGATATAGCCGGCCTCATTGCGCACCGGCATGATGACAGAAACAAGGGGGAGATTACCCGTTTCTTGCATGGCAATCCCTGCCGGAAGATGAAAGGGGAACCCGGACCACCCGGGGGCTACTGCGTTCCACTGGAGGAGTTGAGCCTCGCTTCCAGCTCGTCGGCATAGCGCTGAAAGATCAGAGAAGGGTCGGCGCGGTAATACTGGATGGCAGTGCGCAGGTCGCCGCGCCGCTCCATGATGGCGCCGACGCGCCGGCATCCGTTGCCGCCCAGCTCACACGAGCGGATGAACGCCTGCAGTGCCTGTTCCTCGCCGGCGGTATTCATCAGCACAAAACCGTAGCTCTGCCAGCGCATGGCGTCATAGGGATTGCGCTCCAATCCCTGGCGGTACGCCTCGGCGGCCAGCGCCGGCTCCTTTCGTTCCGCCAGGCGCGCCAGCCAGAACCAGGACTCGGCCTCCTCAGGCGCCAGCTTCACCGCCCG comes from Anaerolineae bacterium and encodes:
- a CDS encoding glycosyltransferase is translated as MPVRNEAGYIARSLGAVLAQDYPPERMEVLVVDGMSEDGTPEIVRAMAHNPRGIRVLLLDNPARIVPAALNKGLCHARGEVIVRVDGHCEIARDYIQRCVETLSKTKADNVGGVCETVAETFMARAIAVAQSSPFGIGNVAFRTRRPTPGFVDTV